Proteins encoded in a region of the Nicotiana tomentosiformis chromosome 9, ASM39032v3, whole genome shotgun sequence genome:
- the LOC104103214 gene encoding uncharacterized protein isoform X1 translates to MSFSFFKVSRPKTPSELAKAVKDSFNALDSITVAEVKALEKAMEEVEKNIVAMRVMLAGDGEVEPNPDQVLQLTLEVCNEDVIALFIHKLPILGWEARKNLVHCWSIMLKQKVDSAFCCVQYMENHLELLDFLVVCYDNKEIALHCGGMLRECIKLPSLAKYILESPSFELFFKFVELPNFDVASDAFSTFKDLLTKHESAVSQYLTDNYSEFFEQYEKLLTSPNYVTRRQSLKLLSEFLLEPPNSHIMKRYIAEVSHLKVMMNLLKDSSKNIQISAFHIFKVFVANPNKPREIKLILAKNHERLLALLSNLGKGGEDDQFEEEKELIMKEIEKVSRLTNLES, encoded by the exons ATGTCTTTCTCATTCTTCAAAGTTTCAAGGCCTAAAACCCCATCAGAACTCGCCAAAGCTGTCAAAGACAGTTTTAATGCCCTTGATTCCATTACTGTTGCTGAAGTTAAAGCCCTTGAGAAG GCTATGGAAGAAGTCGAGAAAAATATTGTGGCAATGAGAGTTATGCTCGCTGGAGATGGAGAAGTTGAGCCAAACCCAGATCAAGTTTTACAACTAACACTTGAAGTTTGTAATGAAGATGTTATTGCGCTCTTCATTCACAAATTACCTATTTTGGGATGGGAA GCTAGAAAAAATTTGGTCCATTGTTGGTCTATTATGTTGAAGCAAAAAGTTGACTCCGCATTTTGTTGCGTGCAATACATGGAAAACCATTTGGAATTGCTGGACTTCCTAGTTGTTTG CTATGACAACAAGGAAATTGCGTTGCATTGCGGAGGTATGCTTAGGGAATGCATAAAATTGCCAAGCCTTGCAAA ATACATCTTGGAGTCTCCCAGCTTTGAATTGTTCTTCAAGTTCGTGGAGTTGCCGAACTTCGATGTGGCTTCTGATGCATTTTCTACCTTTAAG GATTTACTCACCAAACATGAATCTGCTGTGTCTCAATACCTGACGGATAACTACAGTGAG TTCTTCGAGCAATATGAAAAACTCTTGACTTCTCCTAACTATGTGACCAGAAGGCAATCTCTGAAG CTTCTCTCAGAATTTCTACTGGAGCCCCCAAATTCCCATATTATGAAGCGTTATATAGCAGAAGTCAGCCATTTGAAAGTCATGATGAATCTTCTCAAG GACTCCAGCAAAAACATCCAAATCTCTGCTTTCCACATTTTCAAG GTGTTTGTCGCAAATCCAAACAAGCCTCGAGAAATAAAACTTATATTGGCAAAGAACCATGAAAGGTTATTGGCATTGCTAAGCAATCTTGGAAAAg GTGGTGAAGATGAtcaatttgaagaagaaaaagagcTGATTATGAAAGAAATAGAAAAGGTGTCTCGGTTGACTAACTTGGAATCTTAA
- the LOC104103214 gene encoding uncharacterized protein isoform X2 — MEEVEKNIVAMRVMLAGDGEVEPNPDQVLQLTLEVCNEDVIALFIHKLPILGWEARKNLVHCWSIMLKQKVDSAFCCVQYMENHLELLDFLVVCYDNKEIALHCGGMLRECIKLPSLAKYILESPSFELFFKFVELPNFDVASDAFSTFKDLLTKHESAVSQYLTDNYSEFFEQYEKLLTSPNYVTRRQSLKLLSEFLLEPPNSHIMKRYIAEVSHLKVMMNLLKDSSKNIQISAFHIFKVFVANPNKPREIKLILAKNHERLLALLSNLGKGGEDDQFEEEKELIMKEIEKVSRLTNLES, encoded by the exons ATGGAAGAAGTCGAGAAAAATATTGTGGCAATGAGAGTTATGCTCGCTGGAGATGGAGAAGTTGAGCCAAACCCAGATCAAGTTTTACAACTAACACTTGAAGTTTGTAATGAAGATGTTATTGCGCTCTTCATTCACAAATTACCTATTTTGGGATGGGAA GCTAGAAAAAATTTGGTCCATTGTTGGTCTATTATGTTGAAGCAAAAAGTTGACTCCGCATTTTGTTGCGTGCAATACATGGAAAACCATTTGGAATTGCTGGACTTCCTAGTTGTTTG CTATGACAACAAGGAAATTGCGTTGCATTGCGGAGGTATGCTTAGGGAATGCATAAAATTGCCAAGCCTTGCAAA ATACATCTTGGAGTCTCCCAGCTTTGAATTGTTCTTCAAGTTCGTGGAGTTGCCGAACTTCGATGTGGCTTCTGATGCATTTTCTACCTTTAAG GATTTACTCACCAAACATGAATCTGCTGTGTCTCAATACCTGACGGATAACTACAGTGAG TTCTTCGAGCAATATGAAAAACTCTTGACTTCTCCTAACTATGTGACCAGAAGGCAATCTCTGAAG CTTCTCTCAGAATTTCTACTGGAGCCCCCAAATTCCCATATTATGAAGCGTTATATAGCAGAAGTCAGCCATTTGAAAGTCATGATGAATCTTCTCAAG GACTCCAGCAAAAACATCCAAATCTCTGCTTTCCACATTTTCAAG GTGTTTGTCGCAAATCCAAACAAGCCTCGAGAAATAAAACTTATATTGGCAAAGAACCATGAAAGGTTATTGGCATTGCTAAGCAATCTTGGAAAAg GTGGTGAAGATGAtcaatttgaagaagaaaaagagcTGATTATGAAAGAAATAGAAAAGGTGTCTCGGTTGACTAACTTGGAATCTTAA